The DNA sequence CTCAGGATACCAGCAGCACTGCCCAGCAGGTCCAGCGTGTGCAGCATGCCAGGCCCTGGGCTTCACTGCAACTTCAGAGAAACCTCCTTGTCCCCCCATGGCAGGTAGTGTCGTCTCCATGTGCCAATGAGACATAAAAGGCTGCCACGACTGGCCCAAGCCTCCTTATTAAGAGTGGCAAACAGAGAAACTGCACCTGGCAGCCAGATCCAGGATATAGGCTCAGCTCGGCCCAGTCCTCCGTCCGTACCTGACCTCACTTCCTTTATATGCTTggaccccacccctgcccccacgcTGATGTCCGGGTCTTGCTCTTTTACGTGTAGCAAGCATAAAGACAACAAACACTCCTCAAGCCAGAAAGGAAGGAGTCAGAAGAAAGCTAAGCCAAAAGGAAGTCATTACGGGGGAAGTAGCTGAGCTGAACTTTTAAAACATCTAAACAAAGTAGCTGTCACCTTGTCTTCAGAGTGCTCCAGGAGAGCTGGTGCGAAGAACAGTATTGTCCCTGGGGTATCTCAACGTAATGTTCCTACTGAGGGCTGCAGAGCAATATCCCACTGACGGTACATGATAGAtgaagaattgttttccagctcagAACAGAGGCTTGCTTGATCCAGTCTTTCTCAGTCACAGTCTACTTAAACAAGGTAAGAATGGATATCCTTTGCCACCCGATatcttgtgttgtgttgttttgttttgtttcgttttgtttgacCCTGAGTTTCACTGGTCAGTCTCAAagtcataatcctcctgcctcagactcccaaatgctgagacagTCTTATACTCCCATTCCAATctggtttttgtttattatttttttcttccctttagaTAGAGAATGTACTAAGCTTCCAACCTTTAAGGGCTTATTTATTGTATATCCTAAAATTCTGgattttactctttttttgaGGACAAAGCTGTTGCAGTGACACTAGACATCTGAGGTGATGCTTCTCCCAGAAGGCTGATTCCTGTCTCACAGTCACCACCACTCTGTAATGCTCCAACCCTCTTCACAAGGGGCTCCAGGCAGACAAGTATTCACAAAATCCTGAGACTTAGTGCCCTGCCGTGCCAACAGTTTCAGGGAGGCCCTCTCATTTTCTGTGTGGCCAGCGTCCTCAGAGGGCTCTCCAACCCACCCGGCCACCCTCCTGCCCCAAAGTCCCCCAAACTACAGCTCACCAGCTACTCCGTGTCACTCCGCTCCCTCTTCACAGGTGTCGCAGGCACATCCCCGTTGACACTCTCAATCCCACTGACAGACATCAAACTTCTGCGCTCCTTCTGATTTGACTTGTGCTCCACTTTCGTGACTCTGAACCTGAGGACAGAAAAGGGACGTGACGGGACTTCGCTTTTCCAGTTCCAAGCAGGAACTGtaagtttaggaaaaaaaaaaatttcacctGGAGGAAACCAACCAAGCTCAGACTAAAGGGAGAACAGCAACTGAATCGCTACCGGACAAGAGGGGCACATTCCCCTGCAGGTCCTTGTGTGACATCTCTAATAGTTTATGGGACACACAAAGTGGGTCAGAAAACACTTAGGCTGAATTGCTCTGTGGCCTCAGAGTTGTGGTTTCCAGTGGTAGCGCGACCATTAACCACAGAACTGTAGGCCACAGGAAGAGCCCATTACAACGCAGACGAACATAACCAAGATGGCCACCGCATAACCAGCTTGAGCAAATACGCCCCTGCTGGGCAGGGGAGCCCAGCGGTGACTTCACTACCGTAAGTTGTTTCTGCTTTCCAAAGCCAAATTTAGATTAACTTTCACTTGAGATTGAAGAAAAAcagttaaataaattaaagaagagaaTTTCATTAAGGAGTGTGAGAAAAGATAAGGCAGTCGGCTCTGTCTATCTTTCTAGAATGGTGTCATCAAGCCCCCAGAGCTTTCCAGTAACCACATTTTTATAGTGGCGGCCTTGCCCAAAGCGAGATCACAAGCCACAAAGAGGAGGAgtctgggaagcagagactaTCCTGTCAACCTGGAAGAGTCTTAAGCAAACATTCTGAAAAGCAGCCCCAGTGATTAAACACCCATCATCTCCAGCGTCTAACGAGGGGGTGGACTCTGAGCCCTGAAAAAATGCATATTGGAGCTGAACTGAGAATTTTCAGCACATTTTTCAAGAGGAAACAGAACGTGCTTTGTCTGCATGGCTTCGGGTTCTCATTCACTGGGTTCGTGAATTCCCATGACTCTGCCTCTTGATCAAAGTCTGGTCATGGGTTGCATGGCTCTGCCGTGAGTGCCAAACAGTCCTCGGCCTTGTCCTGGTGGCCACTGCCACACAGAACAAGActctacaaaattaaaattacaataagAACTTTGGAAAACTGACAGTGTTCCTTGGGTGCTCATGAGCCCGAAACTACCCTAAAACCCTTACCGGAGTCACCATTTTTAGTTCTCACAGAAGCCCTGGGAAGTGGCTGTGATGGCCCTTCTCACCTTGGGCAGGAGGGGAGCAGAGATAGAGTGACAGAACAGTCTGTAAGTAGTAGCACCATGGCTGGATCGAGGTAGATGTAATGAGTCCCAGCAACATTTCCTAGAGGTTTGGCCTCGTTTAAGCCCAGCACTTACTCAGTCTGATTCCTGCACGGGTGACCTTTCCCAATGTGTCACAACTGACGCAATGCACTTCCTGTATAAACCCCTCAGACCACAGGAGAGTCCCCTGCAAACCTGACCATGTCAAGTCTCACTAAGATGTCCATCCAACAGCAGGATCTTTAAATCACATTTGGGTCACAAGAAAAGGATGCCCGGGGACTGAGGGACCCAGGGGACAGTAGAGGTGACCGCAAAGAAAGCAGTCACTGCATCTGGCGTGGATCTTAAGTGGCAGAGACTGGAACGTTCTGGATCGAATCTGTACTTCTCTATCTAATGCATGACAGCAAGACAGTTCCTGATGGCCTGGAACTTTGGTGAAGACAAGTGATCAGCCAGAGCCAGTGGCATGGGAGTCAAATGACACCTACCACCCAAGGTTGCTTTCACTAAAAACCCCTTCACAGTATCTGCCACAGCTCTCTCTGTTTACAAACCCGCAGAGTCAGGAGTGGATGGCGGGGCCTCTGGCTCTGGATAGCCGTGTGGAAAAGCCATACATTGACCTGATCATCTGTTTTAGATTCTCacaagagaaatagaaacatatgTTCTGGGCACAGTTGAGAGTCTGGGCTCCATCTACTTACAGAGATGAATTAATTAATTCCTCATCTTAATTAATACTTGTTCTCTATGAGCTATCAAGAGCTGTCTGGTCTGTCAGAAACATCCAGGATCCAAACCCGGACATATGGAAGAAGCCAGAGTCATGAGAACTTGACACCCCGCCCCAGTAAAAACCTAAGGATAATCCTGTAACCATAGCAACTAGGTCTCACACAAGCAGCACCAGGACCCCTCCTTACCTGCCCACAGAGAGGACGGTGACCTCTCCTTGTCGCCGTGGCCGTCCCTCTTTGGTCTTGTTGGTGGGTTTTATGAAGTGCCATCGCTTGTGCCTGCATCGTTGGCACACATCCCGTTCAACGACACCTCCCACTGTGTGCAGATGATGACCGCAGACATGCTTCCCTGGGGTGGCCCCTGGTGACAGGGGACCAGGACTCACAGGTGGGCTCCCTGGCGTGCTAGGAGTGACAGGGCTAAggtagagaagaaaaggagaaggagacaaGGTAAACAATGGCTACTTAGGAGAAACCCCAGTGAAGGCAGGTGTTCCCTAAGATGCAGGGACACACCCTTCAGTTGTACAAATGAACTTTGTGACCTGGCCCTGGGCAACTGCACTCAGCTCTGGGGACCATGCAACAGCTGCTCATTCCAATGGTGATAGCAGTCGGGCTGGGGAATGCGCCACTGTTTCCAAGGAGGCCACGCAATCTGACTTCACATTACTCTTTTCCAAGACTCCCATTCTCCTTCTCACACCATCACACTGACTTCTCACACAGAGCCAAGAGTCCACCTGGAACGCCATGCAAGCCACCCCGAGTGTACCATGGAAAGGTTAGAATACTAGATCCAATCTGACTactacatcaaagaaaaaaaaaaacttctaggtTAAGACATAGAAGGTGGTACTTGAAATATATGCTGATGTGGCTGACAACCGAAGAGCAGCTAATTGCCTCCTAAGAATGCCCTACCTGTTAATATAATAGACCCTGATGGATCTTTGAGGTATATGCATTAATTTCCTCACCATAAAAATGAGGACATTGAGTCTCAAAGAAGCGAAACATCTTACCCAGTATAAATAGCACCTAAGTGGTTTTGAAATCCAAACCTAGAAAGTCAACTTGTACAGTCCCTCCCCCTGCCACCCCTACCTCACCCCCTACCCCCGCCCACCTCCATGCATGACCATAGCCAACACAGTGCTTCAGAGGCAGGGGTGACCAGTCGGGTAACCTAGAAGAAAGACATTTGGCTAGACCAGCTAAGACATATAAAGCAAAATTGTAGATACACGACGTCAGTTCCTTTCCGAAAGCACATACCAACCCTGTGCTAGAAAAGGAGGGATCCAAACAACACAGGGCTGGACTGACCAGGAGCCAGCCCTCTATGGCACCTGAAATCAATACCTAGGACCTGAGATGTGCAGCAAGAGCCCCAAGGCCACATAGATGGCTGGCGGAAACCAGCCTCTGAACTGCTGGCATCCAGTGGACTAGCACACTTCAAAAGCAGTCCAGGCCACGCTAGAACTGACGAgtcaaacagtaacaacaactGTAAAGTTCTCACGTGCTCTTTAGCAATGTCCTTAAAGCTGAtgaaatacaaacacacagtAGGACCGCCCCGGCAGCACATTCGCTTGATGTCAGGTATTAGAAAACTGAGCTCATCAACTACATTTACTCAGCAAGTATCAGTGATTACACAGCCCAATAACAGGCCCACAGTCAACCGAGTTCAGGCTACGGAGAGCCAATAAGTA is a window from the Mus caroli chromosome 5, CAROLI_EIJ_v1.1, whole genome shotgun sequence genome containing:
- the Rell1 gene encoding RELT-like protein 1 isoform X2, whose translation is MGLLGVLICHLLKKKGYRCTTEAEQEVEEEKVEKIELNDSINENSDTVGQIVQYIMKNEANADILKAMVADNSVGDIESPVTPSTPGSPPVSPGPLSPGATPGKHVCGHHLHTVGGVVERDVCQRCRHKRWHFIKPTNKTKEGRPRRQGEVTVLSVGRFRVTKVEHKSNQKERRSLMSVSGIESVNGDVPATPVKRERSDTE